The DNA sequence TCGAAACTGCGGGCCATGGCGGTCCGCCGCGAACTGTTCAAGCAAGGGGTAATCCTGCGAGACCTGGTCGGGCTGGGTGCACAGATGCCTGTCGCCGACAATGATCAGGACCAGGGCCGGGTCAAGAATCGGCGCGTCGAGGTGTGGGTACATTGAGCAGTGCCTCAATCATTACATAGAGGCACTGGCCGCTGGTTCAGTGTTCGCTGCGCAGCAACTCCCTGGGCACGTATTTACCGATCTCGAACTTGCCGATGGCGGCGCGGTGCACTTCATCCGGACCGTCAGCCAGGCGCAGGGTGCGCTGCATGGCATACATATAGGCCAGCGGGAAATCATTGGAGACACCGGCGCCGCCATGGATCTGGATCGCCCGGTCGATCACCTTCAGGGCCACGTTCGGCGCCACCACCTTGATCTGGGCAATCTCGCTCCTGGCCACCTTGTTGCCCACGGTGTCCATCATATAGGCCGCCTTGAGCGTCAACAGACGTGCCATGTCGATCTCCATCCGCGAGTCGGCGATCTTGTCGACGTTGCCCCCCAGCCGCGCCAATGGGCGACCGAAGGCGGTGCGCTCCACCGAACGCTTGCACATCAGTTCCAACGCACGCTCGGCCATGCCGATCGAGCGCATGCAGTGGTGAATCCGGCCCGGGCCAAGCCGGCCCTGGGCGATTTCGAAGCCGCGGCCCTCGCCCAGCAATACGTTTTCATAAGGCACCCGTACGTTTTCGAACAGGACTTCGGCATGGCCGTGCGGGGCATCGTCGTAACCGAACACCGGCAGCGGGCGGACGATTTTCACGCCGGGTGCATCGGTGGGCACCAGAATCATCGAGTGCTGCTGGTGACGCGGGCCATCGGGGTTGGTCAAGCCCATGAAGATCATGATCTTGCAGCGCGGATCGCAGGCGCCGGAAGTCCACCATTTACGGCCATTGATGACCCACTCATCGCCCTGGCGCTCGGCCCGGGCGGCCATGTTGGTGGCATCCGAGGACGCCACGTCCGGCTCGGTCATCGCGAACGCCGAGCGGATCTCACCACGCAGCAGCGGCTCGAGCCATTGTTGCTTCTGCGCTTGGTTGGCATAACGCACCAGCACTTCCATGTTGCCGGTATCGGGCGCCGAACAGTTGAACGGTTCTGGCCCCAACA is a window from the Pseudomonas sp. LS1212 genome containing:
- a CDS encoding acyl-CoA dehydrogenase; protein product: MDFAYSPKVQELRERVTAFMDTYVYPAEAVFERQVAEGDRWQPTAIMEELKVRAKAEGLWNLFLPESELGAGLTNLEYAPLAEIMGRSLLGPEPFNCSAPDTGNMEVLVRYANQAQKQQWLEPLLRGEIRSAFAMTEPDVASSDATNMAARAERQGDEWVINGRKWWTSGACDPRCKIMIFMGLTNPDGPRHQQHSMILVPTDAPGVKIVRPLPVFGYDDAPHGHAEVLFENVRVPYENVLLGEGRGFEIAQGRLGPGRIHHCMRSIGMAERALELMCKRSVERTAFGRPLARLGGNVDKIADSRMEIDMARLLTLKAAYMMDTVGNKVARSEIAQIKVVAPNVALKVIDRAIQIHGGAGVSNDFPLAYMYAMQRTLRLADGPDEVHRAAIGKFEIGKYVPRELLRSEH